From the Arthrobacter sp. PM3 genome, one window contains:
- a CDS encoding inositol monophosphatase family protein gives MSAGPSIPAAPAPGTAALLGLARSAAAAGAAVLAGRQAADLGVSNKGDSGDWVTAFDLAAEAAVRDVITAARPQDAITGEEGGTVLPAEPSGYRWSIDPLDGTTNFIRNIVYYATSVAVADPDGVWLAGVVSAPALGRTYYASRGEGAWLEEQGRLSPLLGPVPGRTGQILATGFSYDPAVRAEQASGLGPLMDGFADMRRLGSAALDLCLVADGTHDAYGERGLNEHDFAAGALIAEEAGCWVRRPRLTSPLAGGPSDDERLAAWTCAGSLELSGKFPL, from the coding sequence ATGAGCGCCGGCCCCTCGATCCCTGCCGCGCCCGCGCCCGGCACGGCGGCGCTGCTCGGGCTGGCGAGGTCGGCCGCTGCCGCGGGGGCCGCGGTCCTGGCCGGCCGGCAGGCTGCCGACCTCGGCGTCAGCAACAAGGGCGACTCGGGAGACTGGGTGACCGCCTTCGACCTCGCCGCCGAGGCCGCCGTCCGGGACGTCATCACCGCCGCCCGGCCGCAGGACGCCATCACCGGGGAGGAAGGCGGGACCGTCCTGCCGGCGGAGCCCAGCGGCTACCGCTGGTCCATCGACCCGCTCGACGGCACCACCAACTTCATCCGCAACATCGTCTACTACGCCACCTCGGTGGCGGTGGCGGACCCCGACGGCGTCTGGCTGGCCGGCGTCGTCAGCGCCCCCGCCCTGGGCCGGACCTACTACGCGTCCCGCGGCGAGGGGGCCTGGCTCGAGGAGCAGGGCCGGCTGAGCCCGCTGCTCGGCCCCGTCCCCGGCCGGACCGGCCAGATCCTGGCGACCGGCTTCAGCTACGATCCCGCGGTCCGGGCCGAACAGGCCAGCGGACTGGGCCCGCTGATGGACGGCTTCGCGGACATGCGCCGGCTGGGTTCGGCGGCCCTGGACCTGTGCCTCGTGGCGGACGGCACCCACGACGCCTACGGCGAACGCGGGCTCAACGAGCACGACTTCGCCGCCGGGGCCCTGATCGCGGAGGAAGCCGGCTGCTGGGTGCGGCGGCCGCGGCTGACCAGCCCGCTGGCCGGCGGCCCGTCCGACGACGAGCGCCTGGCCGCGTGGACGTGCGCTGGCTCGCTGGAACTGTCCGGCAAATTCCCGCTCTGA
- a CDS encoding GNAT family N-acetyltransferase, with the protein MPSQILIRPAVPADYDAVARITRDAYLAAGYFESADHPYMRQIQDVARRAADATIWVAERDGRILGSVTLAVAGEPYADIARSDELEFRMLVVDPAVQRSGAGKAMVQAIIEHARTLPGIHAVALTTGLSWESAHGLYRKTGFVRAPERDWLVPGTDIKLLVYRQDV; encoded by the coding sequence GTGCCTTCGCAGATCCTCATCCGCCCCGCCGTTCCGGCCGACTACGACGCCGTAGCGCGCATCACCCGGGACGCCTACCTGGCGGCCGGCTACTTCGAGAGCGCCGACCACCCGTACATGCGGCAGATCCAGGACGTCGCCCGCCGGGCGGCGGACGCAACCATCTGGGTCGCGGAGCGGGACGGCCGGATCCTCGGCTCGGTGACGCTCGCGGTCGCGGGGGAGCCCTACGCGGACATCGCCCGCAGCGACGAACTCGAGTTCCGCATGCTCGTGGTGGACCCAGCCGTCCAGCGCAGCGGCGCCGGCAAGGCCATGGTCCAGGCCATCATCGAACACGCCAGGACCCTGCCGGGAATCCACGCCGTGGCCCTCACCACGGGCCTCAGCTGGGAAAGCGCCCACGGCCTGTACCGGAAGACCGGCTTCGTCCGGGCCCCGGAACGTGACTGGCTCGTCCCGGGCACGGACATCAAGCTGCTCGTCTACCGCCAGGACGTCTAG
- a CDS encoding RidA family protein, whose protein sequence is MRKTFGTGSTWEQTLGYSRAVQVDNTLYISATAASGEDGIVGEDFYTQTSYILQKLGAVLAEAGFGFEDVVQSKLYLTDISKWEEAGRAHGEVFGEIRPTLSLVHVLPFLDPKMLVEIELVAQKSAS, encoded by the coding sequence ATGCGCAAAACGTTCGGCACCGGCTCCACCTGGGAGCAGACCCTCGGCTACTCCCGGGCCGTCCAAGTGGACAACACCCTCTACATCTCCGCCACCGCAGCCAGCGGCGAGGACGGCATCGTGGGCGAGGACTTCTACACCCAGACCAGCTACATCCTGCAGAAGCTCGGCGCCGTGCTGGCCGAGGCCGGGTTCGGCTTCGAGGACGTGGTGCAGTCCAAGCTGTACCTGACGGACATCAGCAAGTGGGAGGAGGCCGGCCGCGCCCACGGCGAGGTCTTCGGCGAAATCCGCCCCACGCTCTCCCTGGTCCATGTGCTGCCCTTCCTCGACCCGAAGATGCTGGTCGAGATCGAACTCGTCGCCCAGAAGAGCGCCAGCTAG